The proteins below are encoded in one region of Brassica napus cultivar Da-Ae chromosome A6, Da-Ae, whole genome shotgun sequence:
- the LOC106346945 gene encoding chlorophyllase-1, whose translation MAGKEDSETFYSAATPLAFELGSLPTTVIPADPSATDLTAPPKPVIITSPTVAGTYPVVLFFHGFYLRNYFYSDVINHVASHGYIVVAPQLCKILPPGGQVEVDDAGKVINWTSKNLKAHLPSSVNANGNYTALVGHSRGGKTAFAVALGHAATLDPSIKFSALVGIDPVAGISKCIRTDPEILTYKPESFDLDMPVAVIGTGLGPKSNMLMPPCAPAEVNHEEFYIECKATKGHFVAADYGHMDMLDDNLPGFVGFMAGCMCKNSKRKKSEMRSFVGGIVVAFLKYSLLGEKSEIRQIVKDPSVSPARLDPLPELEEASGYLV comes from the exons ATGGCGGGGAAGGAGGACAGTGAGACGTTTTACTCGGCGGCAACTCCTTTGGCGTTTGAGTTAGGCAGCCTTCCAACAACCGTGATCCCCGCAGACCCGTCGGCAACCGATTTGACCGCACCTCCAAAGCCTGTAATAATCACCTCCCCAACCGTCGCCGGAACTTACCCCGTCGTCTTATTCTTCCATGGATTCTATCTTCGTAACTACTTCTACTCTGATGTTATTAACCACGTAGCTTCTCATGGCTACATTGTTGTAGCCCCACAG CTGTGCAAGATTTTGCCGCCGGGAGGGCAAGTGGAAGTGGACGATGCTGGAAAAGTGATAAACTGGACTTCGAAAAACCTCAAAGCTCACCTCCCAAGCTCAGTAAACGCTAATGGCAACTACACCGCACTCGTGGGCCATAGCCGCGGTGGTAAAACCGCGTTTGCGGTTGCGTTAGGCCACGCCGCAACACTAGACCCATCCATCAAGTTTTCAGCTCTTGTAGGAATAGATCCAGTTGCAGGAATCAGCAAATGCATAAGAACCGATCCCGAAATCTTAACGTACAAACCGGAATCATTCGACCTGGACATGCCGGTTGCAGTGATCGGTACGGGTCTCGGACCGAAGAGTAACATGCTGATGCCACCATGCGCACCAGCGGAAGTGAACCATGAGGAGTTTTATATTGAGTGTAAGGCTACCAAGGGGCATTTCGTGGCTGCGGATTACGGACATATGGATATGTTGGACGATAATTTGCCCGGTTTTGTCGGGTTTATGGCGGGTTGTATGTGTAAGAACAGTAAACGcaaaaagagtgagatgagaaGCTTTGTTGGTGGAATTGTGGTTGCGTTTCTAAAGTATAGTCTATTGGGTGAAAAGTCAGAGATTCGACAGATTGTGAAGGATCCCTCTGTTTCTCCGGCGAGGCTTGATCCTTTGCCGGAGCTGGAAGAGGCTTCTGGTTATCTCGTCTAG
- the LOC106346943 gene encoding protein YeeZ: MEVFQLSPEIPFRFHPTPPKFPHLSRINFCRPLSATSDSRSGTPDSESRNRMFVLGMGFVGGFFAEKLKEADWVVSGTCRSDSKKKEWEKKGIDLHLFSADSPEWSLLETVKDYTHLLVSIPPLADIGDPMLRDVELVREKLSSGNLQWLCYLSSTSVYGDYGGAWVTEDHPPNPKTQSAKLRLAAEKGWLSLGSDLGVSTHVLRLGGIYGPGRSAIDTLLKRENLSESQLRRASRRFTSRVHVEDICLALQAAIEKPSSREIYNIVDDDPAPREEVFQYALELIEKRWKRKIETKPFLYESREQSSLRGEKRVSNEHMKDKLGVKLLHPSYKSGLQSIVEKMDNPF, encoded by the exons ATGGAAGTTTTTCAGTTGTCGCCGGAGATTCCTTTCCGTTTCCATCCTACACCACCTAAATTTCCACATCTTAGTAGAATCAACTTCTGCCGGCCATTATCAGCAACCAGCGATTCTCGATCCGGTACACCAGATTCAGAATCGCGGAACCGGATGTTCGTTCTCGGGATGGGATTCGTCGGAGGATTCTTCGCGGAAAAGCTCAAAGAAGCAGACTG GGTTGTTTCAGGGACTTGCAGGAGTGATTCAAAGAAGAAAGAGTGGGAGAAGAAAGGAATCGATCTTCACCTCTTTTCCGCAGATTCACCTGA ATGGAGCTTGCTCGAAACTGTGAAGGATTACACTCACCTGCTCGTTTCCATTCCACCTTTAGCTGACATTGGTGATCCG ATGTTGCGGGATGTAGAACTTGTCAGAGAGAAGCTTTCTAGTGGAAATCTACAGTGGCTTTGTTATCTCTCATCAACAA GTGTTTATGGAGATTATGGTGGTGCTTGGGTCACTGAAga TCATCCTCCTAATCCTAAAACTCAGTCAGCCAAACTGAGGTTAGCTGCAGAAAAAGGATGGTTGAGCTTGGGGAGTGATCTTGGGGTTTCTACTCATGTCCTTCGACTTGGTGGTATCTACGGACCTGGTCGCAG TGCGATTGATACCTTGTTGAAGAGGGAGAATTTGTCTGAAAGTCAACTGAGAAGAGCGTCCCGGAGATTCACGTCCAGAGTCCATGTTGAAGATATATGCCTAGCTCTTCAAGCTGCCATTGAAAAGCCATCTTCAAG AGAGATCTACAACATTGTCGATGATGATCCAGCACCAAGAGAAGAGGTGTTCCAATATGCCTTGGAGTTGATTGAAAAACGTTGGAAAAGGAAGATCGAAACAAAGCCATTTCTGTATGAGTCTAGGGAGCAGAGTTCATTGAGAGGAGAAAAACGAGTTAGTAACGAACATATGAAGGATAAACTAGGAGTCAAATTGCTTCATCCTTCGTACAAGTCGGGATTGCAAAGCATTGTCGAGAAGATGGACAACCCGTTTTAA
- the LOC106346942 gene encoding BEL1-like homeodomain protein 10, translated as MAVYYSSNANCYQQEPIYLNHQQQQQQASSSSAVAAASFVGENVRNEMVFIPPTTGLQTLNGEVTGNDAVSSSDLSFYDGQGLSLSLGNQISLPSFHHHHFGFTPHPSISVKQTPPFDVEEKSKEMMSLLGQSNPSSGYAGLYSNYRFNETSGGFMSSFLRSRYLKPAQNLLDEVVSVKKELNQMRKKKKKGEEDFNNGSKDTQGELSTDSNVKLSTIECQELQNKKNKLLTMVDEVDKRYNQYYHQMEALASSFEIVAGFGSAKPYTSLALNKISCSFRSLRDAIKEQIQIIREKLGEKGGGGESLDEQQGGGERIPRLRYLDQRLRQQRAFHQQLGMVRPSWRPQRGLPENSVSILRAWLFEHFLHPYPKESEKMMLAKQTGLSKNQVANWFINARVRLWKPMIEDIYKEEFGNECELQISKSSQELNSTNQEDSSSQQQQGDNNNNLGYPSADTTNINDKPQQEQEMNRSGDYETLMNYQGFGLEEEYRYMGGNNQEDSRFSNAHHLHDFVV; from the exons ATGGCGGTTTACTACTCGAGTAATGCCAATTGTTACCAGCAAGAACCAATCTATCTCaaccatcaacaacaacaacaacaagcttcttcttcctccgccgtcgccgccgcaTCTTTCGTCGGCGAAAATGTTCGAAACGAGATGGTTTTCATTCCACCAACCACGGGTCTTCAGACTCTCAACGGAGAGGTTACCGGAAACGATGCCGTTTCCAGCAGCGATCTAAGCTTTTATGACGGTCAAGGACTGTCTCTAAGCCTCGGCAATCAAATCTCTCTTCCGTCCTTTCACCACCACCATTTCGGTTTCACCCCACATCCTTCAATCTCGGTTAAGCAAACGCCACCGTTTGACGTGGAGGAGAAGAGCAAAGAGATGATGTCGTTGTTGGGTCAATCTAATCCTTCCTCCGGTTACGCTGGACTCTACAGCAATTACCGGTTTAACGAAACCTCAGGAGGTTTCATGAGCAGCTTTTTGCGTTCCCGGTATCTTAAACCGGCTCAGAATCTCCTCGATGAAGTGGTTAGTGTCAAGAAAGAGCTAAACCagatgagaaagaagaagaagaaaggtgaagAAGACTTTAACAATGGTTCCAAGGATACACAAGGAGAGTTATCAACTGATTCGAATGTGAAATTATCTACAATAGAATGTCAAGAGCTTCAGAACAAGAAGAACAAGCTCTTAACAATGGTTGATGAG GTAGATAAAAGATACAACCAATACTACCATCAAATGGAAGCATTAGCTTCATCATTTGAGATAGTAGCAGGGTTTGGATCAGCTAAGCCTTACACATCACTCGCTCTCAACAAAATATCTTGCAGTTTCCGCTCTCTCCGCGACGCGATAAAGGAACAGATTCAGATCATCAGAGAGAAGCTTGGGGagaaaggaggaggaggagagtcATTAGATGAGCAACAAGGAGGAGGAGAGAGGATACCGAGGTTGAGGTATTTGGATCAACGGTTGAGACAGCAGAGAGCTTTCCATCAACAGCTTGGAATGGTTAGACCATCTTGGAGGCCTCAGAGAGGCTTACCTGAAAACTCTGTCTCTATTCTCCGCGCTTGGCTCTTTGAACATTTCCTTCATCC atatcCGAAAGAATCTGAGAAGATGATGCTTGCAAAACAGACAGGACTGTCTAAAAACCAG GTTGCTAATTGGTTCATAAACGCGAGAGTTCGTCTGTGGAAACCGATGATCGAAGATATTTATAAAGAAGAGTTTGGTAATGAGTGTGAGTTACAAATCTCCAAGTCTTCTCAAGAACTCAACAGCACCAACCAAGAAGACTCCTCGTCACAGCAGCAACAGGGAGATAACAACAATAACCTCGGCTATCCATCTGCAGACACAACAAACATTAATGACAAGCCAcaacaagaacaagagatgaACCGGTCAGGGGACTACGAGACGCTAATGAACTATCAAGGGTTTGGTCTGGAGGAGGAGTACCGTTACATGGGAGGGAACAACCAGGAAGACAGCAGATTCTCCAATGCCCATCACTTGCACGACTTTGTTGTTTGA
- the BNAA06G13870D gene encoding uncharacterized protein BNAA06G13870D, whose amino-acid sequence MGKPSSTSVWVTMMQKKKRWPLMILLFLSVSTVGMILVRSAFDSCSISGNRCGRFVVEKKQESSDVKIRSADPLGFMKSKLVLLVSHELSLSGGPLLLMELAFLLRGVGAEVVWTTNQKPVEADEVVNVLEHKMLDRGVKVISAKSQKAVDTALKSDLVVLNTAVAGKWLDAVLKDNVPKVLPKILWWIHEMRGHYFKADLVKHLPFVAGAMIDSHATAEYWKNRTHDRLGIKMPKTYVVHLGNSKELMEVAEDSFAKKVLREQVRESLGVQSDDILFGIINSVSRGKGQDLFLRAFHESLEIIKETKKHEVPTMHAVVVGSDMSAQTKFETELRRFVQEKQLEKVVHFVNKTMKVAPYLAAIDVLVQNSQARGECFGRITIEAMAFKLPVLGTAAGGTMEIVVNRTTGLLHNAGKEGVLPLARNIVKLATNVEMRTTMGKKGYERVKEMFMEHHMSHRIASVLREVLQHAKVHSRTTK is encoded by the exons ATGGGGAAGCCGTCGTCAACGAGTGTGTGGGTAACAATgatgcagaagaagaagagatggccACTGATGATTCTGCTCTTTTTATCTGTATCAACCGTTGGAATGATTCTCGTCAGATCCGCCTTCGATTCCTGCAGTATCAGCGGAAACCGATGCGGACGATTCGTCGTGGAGAAGAAGCAAGAGAGCAGCGACGTGAAGATCCGATCGGCGGATCCTCTCGGTTTCATGAAATCGAAACTCGTTCTACTCGTATCTCACGAACTCTCCCTCTCAG GTGGACCTTTGCTGTTGATGGAGCTTGCGTTTCTGTTGAGAGGGGTTGGTGCTGAAGTTGTTTGGACCACGAATCAGAAACCTGTTGAAGCAGATGAAGTTGTTAATGTTTTGGAACACAAGATGTTGGATCGAGGAGTGAAG GTTATCTCAGCGAAGAGTCAGAAAGCTGTAGATACAGCTCTCAAGTCTGATCTGGTTGTTTTGAACACTGCTGTTGCTGGGAAATGGCTTGATGCTGTTCTCAAGGACAATGTTCCTAAAGTTCTTCCCAAGATCCTCTGGTGGATTCATGAGATGAGAGGTCATTATTTCAAGGCGGATTTAGTCAAGCATCTTCCTTTTGTTGCGGGGGCAATGATTGATTCGCACGCAACAGCTGAGTACTGGAAGAACAGGACTCATGATCGCTTAGG GATTAAAATGCCTAAAACTTATGTCGTGCACCTAGGAAATAGCAAGGAGTTGATGGAAGTTGCTGAAGATAGTTTCGCCAAGAAAGTTTTGCGTGAGCAAGTTCGAGAATCTCTTGGAGTGCAGAGTGATGACATTCTATTTGGCATTATTAATA GTGTATCTCGAGGAAAGGGCCAAGATCTATTCCTCAGAGCCTTCCATGAAAGTCTAGAAATAATCAAAGAGACTAAAAAGCATGAGGTACCAACAATGCATGCAGTTGTAGTAGGAAGCGACATGAGCGCACAGACGAAATTTGAGACAGAGCTACGAAGGTTTGTCCAAGAGAAGCAACTTGAGAAAGTTGTCCACTTTGTCAACAAAACAATGAAAGTAGCACCATATCTAGCAGCCATTGATGTTCTTGTCCAAAACTCCCAAGCCAGAGGAGAATGCTTCGGGAGAATAACAATCGAGGCCATGGCCTTTAAGCTTCCTGTACTCGGTACCGCAGCAGGAGGAACAATGGAGATTGTAGTGAACAGAACAACTGGTCTTTTACACAACGCCGGTAAAGAGGGTGTGTTACCGCTTGCCAGAAACATTGTGAAGCTGGCAACAAACGTGGAGATGAGGACGACAATGGGGAAGAAAGGGTATGAGAGGGTAAAAGAGATGTTTATGGAACATCATATGTCTCATCGGATAGCTTCTGTGCTCAGAGAAGTGTTGCAACACGCAAAAGTTCACTCACGAACAACAAAATAG
- the LOC106346940 gene encoding jacalin-related lectin 3-like — translation MSVQGKPASVGPWGGQGGHAWDDGMFTTVRQINIAHGSSIDSIQVEYDKNGSSFWSEKHGGNGGSKFEKVTLDYPHEYLTSVHGTYGSYDIWGHVCVRSLTLESNRKKYGPFGVESGTCFSLPKSESKVTGFHGKAGSYLDAIGVHLQQIHKEDNPSSRIVMHSHQNVHNGDKDFEYSVIQGSVGQNFDIFVALKKKDPTLPSHQPREHAGAEITKHKVVTDTEKVQPKAGGDAKTYGPWGGAGGIVFDDGIYTGIRQINLSRSVGIVSMKVCYDSRGQAVWGSKHGGRGSFKHEKIVFDYPSEILTHVTGTYGPLIYMGPNVIKSLTFHTNKGKHGPFGEEQGPSFTHKTDDAKVVGFLGREGLFLDAIGVHVMDCKISPLKPSPHNAIVPHNNSGVAVIENSPWANKLVLAANGRGEEFERGVVKEPTPSGPGPWGGNGGKPWDDGVYSGIKQIFVTRGNDAISSLQVEYDRNGQSVWSVKHGGNNGVFTHRIKLEYPNEMLTCISGYYGPLNNSDKTNVVKSLSFYTSRGKYGPYGEETGTYFTSTTTQGKVLGLHGRSSAYLDAIGVHMQHWLGNNNKPQYNRASCFKVY, via the exons ATG AGTGTTCAAGGAAAGCCTGCATCAGTTGGCCCATGGGGAGGCCAAGGTGGTCATGCCTGGGATGATGGAATGTTCACCACAGTAAGGCAAATAAACATAGCGCATGGCTCTAGTATAGACTCCATCCAAGTTGAGTATGACAAGAATGGAAGCTCGTTTTGGTCTGAAAAACATGGAGGAAACGGAGGCTCGAAGTTTGAAAAG GTCACACTTGATTACCCGCATGAGTATTTGACCTCAGTACATGGAACCTATGGCAGCTATGACATCTGGGGACATGTATGTGTTCGGTCGCTTACCTTGGAGAGTAACCGCAAAAAGTATGGACCATTTGGTGTTGAGTCAGGTACATGTTTCTCATTACCAAAATCAGAGTCAAAGGTTACTGGGTTCCATGGGAAGGCTGGTTCCTATTTGGATGCTATTGGTGTTCACCTTCAACAAATTCATAAAGAGGATAATCCCTCCTCGAGGATTGTCATGCACTCACATCAAAATGTCCACAATGGTGATAAGGACTTCGAATACTCAGTGATTCAAGGAAGTGTAGGTCAAAACTTTGATATATTTGTTGCACTCAAGAAGAAAGATCCAACTTTGCCTTCTCATCAACCCCGTGAACACGCAGGTGCTGAGATCACCAAACATAAG GTGGTGACAGATACTGAGAAGGTGCAGCCAAAAGCTGGAGGTGATGCAAAAACATATGGACCATGGGGTGGAGCCGGTGGAATCGTATTTGACGATGGGATTTATACCGGTATTAGACAAATCAATTTGTCACGCAGTGTAGGGATTGTATCTATGAAGGTGTGTTATGATTCTAGAGGACAAGCTGTTTGGGGAAGCAAGCATGGTGGCAGGGGAAGTTTCAAACATGAAAAG ATTGTATTTGATTACCCATCAGAGATTTTAACACATGTAACGGGAACATATGGACCGTTGATCTACATGGGACCTAATGTGATAAAGTCGCTGACTTTCCACACCAATAAAGGAAAGCATGGaccttttggagaagaacaaggACCTTCCTTTACTCATAAAACGGATGATGCTAAAGTTGTTGGATTCCTTGGAAGAGAAGGTTTGTTTCTTGATGCAATTGGTGTTCATGTTATGGATTGCAAAATAAGTCCCCTCAAGCCATCTCCTCACAATGCAATTGTTCCTCATAACAACTCTGGCGTTGCTGTAATCGAAAATTCACCATGGGCTAATAAGCTAGTCCTTGCAGCAAACGGCCGTGGCGAAGAG TTTGAGCGTGGAGTCGTCAAAGAACCAACACCGAGCGGGCCTGGACCGTGGGGAGGCAACGGAGGTAAACCGTGGGACGATGGTGTATATTCAGGGATCAAGCAGATATTCGTAACAAGAGGAAATGATGCTATCTCTTCATTACAAGTCGAGTACGATAGAAATGGACAATCTGTTTGGTCTGTTAAACATGGTGGTAACAATGGAGTCTTCACACACAGG ATAAAACTCGAGTATCCAAACGAGATGCTCACCTGCATTTCAGGGTATTACGGACCTCTGAACAATTCAGACAAAACTAACGTTGTCAAGTCTCTGAGTTTCTACACGAGCCGTGGAAAGTACGGTCCTTACGGTGAAGAGACCGGAACTTATTTCACTTCAACTACCACGCAAGGAAAAGTGTTGGGTTTACATGGTAGAAGTAGCGCTTACTTGGACGCCATTGGAGTTCATATGCAGCACTGGCTTGGCAACAACAATAAGCCTCAATACAACAGAGCTTCCTGTTTCAAGGTCTACTGA